The following proteins come from a genomic window of Candidatus Bipolaricaulis sibiricus:
- a CDS encoding Gfo/Idh/MocA family oxidoreductase, which translates to MKVGLIGAGGWGRNIARVLVELGALGGIADVRPEAREEVRQRYPGVAVHPDHRALLAADVPAVVIATPAATHYAVAREALDAGKHVFVEKPLALRREEAEELADLADHARRILMVGHLLLYQPAVRWIEEFLRSEGVGSVWSLHQERLNLGTVRTVENALWSLGVHDVAVLLHLVGERPTAVRAVGQAALHPGVEDDIHLHLAFPGGIHAHIHASWLWPEKRRRLTVVGSKAMLVYDELLQQVTLHRRAIGPDLKPVDRGSEVVFQGTGEPLRLEMEEFLAAVREARRPRTDGRRAVEVVGVIEEASRQLGEG; encoded by the coding sequence ATGAAGGTCGGCCTGATCGGTGCCGGAGGGTGGGGGAGGAACATCGCCCGGGTCCTGGTCGAGCTCGGCGCCCTGGGGGGGATCGCCGACGTCCGTCCCGAGGCCCGGGAAGAGGTTCGGCAGCGCTATCCTGGGGTGGCGGTACACCCCGACCACCGGGCCCTCCTCGCGGCGGACGTGCCCGCTGTGGTCATCGCTACCCCGGCTGCGACCCACTATGCCGTCGCTCGCGAGGCCCTGGACGCGGGGAAGCACGTGTTTGTGGAGAAGCCCCTCGCCCTGCGGCGGGAGGAGGCGGAGGAACTGGCCGACCTCGCCGACCACGCGAGGCGGATCCTCATGGTGGGCCACCTCCTCCTCTACCAGCCCGCCGTGCGCTGGATCGAGGAGTTCCTCCGCTCCGAGGGCGTGGGCAGCGTGTGGAGCCTGCATCAAGAACGGCTCAACCTGGGGACGGTCCGGACGGTGGAGAACGCGCTGTGGAGCCTGGGCGTCCATGATGTGGCCGTGCTCCTCCACCTCGTGGGGGAGCGGCCAACCGCGGTACGGGCGGTGGGCCAGGCCGCCCTCCACCCTGGGGTAGAGGACGACATCCACCTTCACCTCGCGTTTCCCGGTGGGATCCACGCCCACATCCACGCCTCGTGGTTGTGGCCGGAGAAGCGACGCCGGCTCACCGTCGTGGGATCCAAGGCGATGCTCGTCTACGACGAGCTCCTCCAGCAGGTGACCCTCCACAGGAGGGCCATTGGGCCTGACCTCAAGCCCGTCGATCGGGGGAGCGAGGTTGTGTTCCAGGGCACGGGAGAGCCCCTGCGGCTCGAGATGGAGGAGTTCCTGGCCGCGGTGCGGGAGGCCCGGCGGCCGCGCACCGACGGGCGGAGGGCGGTGGAGGTGGTGGGTGTGATCGAGGAGGCAAGCCGCCAATTGGGGGAAGGATGA
- a CDS encoding nucleotide sugar dehydrogenase: MNPKEQLLEKIRNRTAVVGVVGLGYVGLPFAVEKAKVGFRVLGVEQNPARADKVNQGENYISDVRDEELRDLVARGLIRADTDFARVPEMDVVVICVPTPLTKNLTPDLSYVEGVTREVARSLRRGQLVSLESTTYPGTTEEVMLPILASSGLQAEVDFFLAHSPERVDPGNKRYTTKNTTKVVGAVGPESLDVALAFYGQTIERVVPVSSAKAAELVKVFENTFRAVNIALVNELALLCDRMGLNVWEVLDAAFTKPFGIMPFWPGPGVGGHCIPLDPHYLEWKAKEFNFNTHFIALAGEINRRMPEFVRDKALRVLSQLGVAPRQARILVLGVAYKRDLADYRESPALAVIRLLQEYGAAVAYHDPYIPRLRGAGLDLDSVPLTVDELQKSDLVVVATDHSSVDYGFVVSHARHVLDTRNATRGVAKGRDRITLL, translated from the coding sequence ATGAACCCCAAGGAACAGCTTCTGGAGAAGATCCGCAACCGCACGGCCGTGGTGGGCGTGGTCGGCCTGGGCTACGTCGGCCTCCCGTTCGCCGTGGAGAAGGCGAAGGTGGGGTTCCGCGTCCTCGGGGTCGAGCAGAACCCCGCGCGTGCGGACAAGGTCAACCAGGGCGAGAACTACATCAGCGACGTTCGGGACGAAGAACTCCGCGACCTCGTCGCCCGGGGGCTCATCCGCGCCGACACGGACTTCGCCCGCGTCCCGGAGATGGACGTGGTCGTGATCTGTGTGCCGACCCCGCTCACGAAGAACCTGACCCCGGACCTCTCGTACGTGGAGGGCGTGACGCGGGAGGTGGCCCGCAGCCTCCGACGCGGGCAGCTCGTCAGCCTGGAGTCGACCACCTACCCCGGGACGACCGAGGAGGTCATGCTCCCCATCCTCGCCTCGTCGGGCCTGCAGGCCGAGGTGGACTTCTTCCTCGCCCACTCCCCCGAGCGGGTGGACCCAGGGAACAAGCGGTACACCACGAAGAACACGACGAAGGTCGTCGGGGCAGTTGGGCCGGAGTCCCTCGACGTCGCCCTCGCCTTCTACGGGCAAACGATCGAGCGGGTCGTCCCGGTGTCCAGCGCCAAGGCCGCGGAGCTGGTCAAGGTGTTCGAGAACACGTTCCGAGCGGTGAACATCGCGCTCGTGAACGAGCTCGCCCTCCTGTGCGACCGGATGGGCCTCAACGTGTGGGAGGTCCTGGACGCGGCGTTCACGAAACCGTTCGGGATCATGCCGTTTTGGCCAGGGCCCGGGGTGGGGGGGCACTGCATCCCCCTCGACCCCCACTACCTCGAGTGGAAGGCGAAGGAGTTCAACTTCAACACCCACTTCATCGCCCTCGCCGGGGAGATCAACCGCCGGATGCCGGAGTTCGTGCGCGACAAGGCCTTGCGGGTCCTGAGCCAGCTCGGCGTCGCCCCGCGGCAGGCGCGGATCCTCGTCCTCGGGGTGGCCTACAAGCGGGATTTGGCCGATTACCGGGAGTCCCCGGCCCTGGCCGTGATCCGGCTCCTCCAGGAGTACGGGGCCGCGGTTGCCTACCACGATCCATACATCCCCCGCCTGCGCGGCGCAGGCCTCGACCTCGACAGCGTCCCCCTGACCGTGGATGAGCTCCAGAAGAGCGATCTCGTGGTGGTCGCCACCGACCACTCCTCGGTCGACTACGGGTTCGTGGTTTCCCACGCCCGCCACGTGCTCGACACGCGCAACGCCACCCGAGGCGTGGCTAAGGGCCGGGACAGGATCACCCTGCTATGA
- a CDS encoding Phosphoglucosamine mutase encodes MGVNYFGTDGVRGVAGVDLTCELAFRLARAAGRAFRPQRVLLAQDTRLSGPALASACAAGLAEAQLDGTGRLVVRPSGTQPLIRIMAEGPDVAALHALVSRVAGEIAQEGR; translated from the coding sequence GTGGGGGTGAACTACTTCGGGACGGACGGCGTTCGGGGGGTGGCGGGGGTTGACCTCACCTGCGAGCTCGCGTTTCGCCTCGCCCGGGCGGCGGGACGCGCGTTTCGGCCCCAGCGTGTGCTCCTTGCCCAGGACACTCGCCTCTCCGGCCCGGCGCTCGCCAGCGCCTGCGCCGCGGGGCTGGCGGAGGCCCAGCTCGATGGTACCGGGCGCCTCGTCGTCCGCCCCTCGGGCACCCAACCGTTGATCCGGATCATGGCCGAGGGCCCCGACGTGGCGGCCCTTCACGCCCTCGTCTCTCGGGTCGCGGGCGAGATCGCCCAGGAGGGGAGATGA